A stretch of Brachyspira suanatina DNA encodes these proteins:
- a CDS encoding tetratricopeptide repeat protein, whose protein sequence is MRVFLCSSIVAMFVVINAAFAQETITVQPDDQVVTNASSVRVKNGPIEADLVKSVDLSENTLFSIKLNATNFDRYIRITSYSTNLDFVRFTRDKTNAFLTFRTLTAGIGKLDFQVDNEESIIRKYFYTVNVTNSQGIAAMETNAILDPDNDTNTMSTNDMMMTNDVMTDDMMDTNNTDTNMVNTNDVVPNDANQTNQAANNAQTSIIKKETDKPAKVTETNPEIIALFNSAEELKNVKDYENAINAYSNIITSYPNSKYSVYSHFRIGDIYNQKKDYNNAFNMYNEASKLKNSGNNEKAAAIYSMGVMKKAENKHDEAIVYFNDVMNNYSQTPLYGNAVYEMADSLKQLGRISDGADMLEKSLEKNVKFSKRGDSILLLAEIYEKGNNNIRNFEKAYKTYNQYLAEYPTSSKAKYANDRKNFLSRNAVHLQ, encoded by the coding sequence ATGCGTGTTTTTTTATGTTCTTCTATTGTTGCAATGTTTGTTGTGATCAATGCAGCATTTGCTCAGGAAACAATTACTGTACAGCCGGATGATCAGGTTGTAACTAATGCTTCTTCCGTTCGTGTGAAAAATGGTCCTATAGAAGCTGATTTGGTTAAGTCTGTAGATTTATCTGAAAATACACTTTTCTCAATTAAATTGAATGCTACTAACTTTGACAGATATATTCGTATAACAAGCTATTCTACTAATCTTGACTTCGTAAGATTTACAAGAGATAAAACTAATGCTTTCCTTACTTTCAGAACTTTAACTGCAGGTATAGGTAAACTTGATTTCCAAGTTGACAATGAAGAAAGTATCATAAGAAAATATTTCTATACTGTAAATGTAACTAATAGTCAAGGTATAGCTGCTATGGAAACTAATGCTATATTAGATCCTGATAACGATACTAACACTATGTCTACTAATGATATGATGATGACTAATGATGTTATGACTGATGATATGATGGATACTAACAATACAGATACTAACATGGTTAATACAAATGATGTAGTTCCTAATGATGCAAATCAGACTAATCAGGCAGCAAATAATGCTCAAACTTCAATAATAAAAAAAGAAACTGATAAGCCTGCTAAAGTAACTGAAACTAATCCTGAAATCATAGCATTATTCAATTCAGCAGAAGAATTAAAAAATGTTAAAGATTATGAAAATGCAATCAATGCTTACAGCAATATTATAACTTCATATCCAAATTCTAAATATTCTGTATACAGTCATTTTAGAATAGGAGATATTTATAATCAAAAGAAAGATTATAACAATGCTTTTAATATGTATAATGAAGCCTCAAAATTAAAAAATAGCGGCAACAATGAAAAAGCAGCAGCTATATATTCTATGGGCGTTATGAAAAAAGCTGAAAATAAACATGATGAAGCTATAGTATATTTTAATGATGTAATGAATAATTATTCTCAAACTCCTTTGTATGGAAATGCTGTTTATGAAATGGCTGATAGTTTGAAACAGCTTGGAAGAATTTCTGACGGTGCTGATATGTTAGAAAAATCTTTAGAAAAAAATGTTAAATTTTCTAAACGAGGAGATTCTATACTTCTTCTAGCTGAAATATACGAAAAAGGCAATAATAATATAAGAAATTTTGAAAAAGCTTATAAAACTTATAATCAATATTTAGCTGAATATCCTACTTCTTCTAAAGCTAAATATGCTAATGACAGAAAAAATTTCTTATCACGTAATGCTGTTCATTTACAATAA
- the pfkB gene encoding 1-phosphofructokinase: protein MIYTLTLNPAVDYYIDMNKLEEGELNKVNTSYTLAGGKGINVSKVLKNFGIESVALGFCGGFTGEYIKSDLNKYGIKDNFISLSQNTRINVKIKTEKKETEIMGKSPKILQENIDQLLSIIDNNIQDNDILVLSGSVPSSVKEDIYKDIIQKTKLKNNVKIILDSRENAFKIAVKENVFLTKPNRKELSEYFGRDIKTVYDIITYAKQLVEDGSDNVLVSLGKDGSALVTKEGSYIGNAPEGKLVSSVGAGDAMVAGIVYGISKNLSILDSYKYAIASGTATAFSEGLTTFEDMNNLLDKVEVKSINLK from the coding sequence ATGATTTACACTTTAACACTAAATCCTGCAGTAGACTATTATATTGATATGAATAAATTAGAAGAAGGAGAATTAAATAAAGTAAATACTTCATATACTTTGGCAGGCGGAAAAGGAATAAACGTTTCTAAAGTATTAAAAAATTTTGGCATTGAATCTGTTGCCTTGGGATTTTGCGGAGGCTTTACAGGGGAGTATATAAAATCAGATTTAAATAAATACGGAATAAAAGATAATTTTATCTCTCTTTCACAAAATACTAGAATCAATGTAAAAATAAAAACAGAAAAAAAAGAAACTGAAATAATGGGTAAATCTCCTAAAATATTGCAGGAGAATATAGATCAGCTGCTTTCTATTATAGATAATAATATTCAGGATAATGATATATTAGTACTTTCAGGAAGCGTGCCTAGTTCAGTAAAAGAAGATATTTATAAAGATATTATACAAAAAACAAAATTAAAAAATAATGTAAAAATAATACTAGATTCCAGAGAGAATGCTTTTAAAATAGCAGTTAAAGAAAATGTATTTCTTACAAAGCCAAATAGAAAAGAATTATCTGAATATTTTGGAAGAGATATAAAAACTGTTTATGATATCATAACCTATGCTAAACAATTAGTGGAAGATGGAAGTGATAATGTTTTAGTATCATTAGGAAAAGATGGTTCTGCATTGGTTACTAAGGAAGGATCTTATATAGGAAATGCCCCTGAAGGAAAACTTGTAAGTTCTGTAGGTGCAGGGGATGCCATGGTGGCTGGTATTGTATATGGAATAAGCAAAAATTTAAGTATACTAGATTCTTATAAATACGCTATAGCTTCAGGTACTGCTACTGCTTTCAGTGAGGGGCTTACGACATTTGAAGATATGAATAATTTACTTGATAAAGTTGAAGTTAAAAGCATAAATTTAAAATAA
- a CDS encoding YebC/PmpR family DNA-binding transcriptional regulator has product MSGHSKWASIKHKKAANDSKKGKIWSKIAKEITIAVKEGGSPDPDQNARLRMVIVKAKGTNMPNDNIDRAIKRGAGAGEGANIEEMSYEGYAPGGVAIIVDVATDNKNRTAAEIRSIFSKNGGNLAENGAVSWQFKKKAVVMIPAAGNTEESLMDIVLDAGAEDIEQDEEVFTITGPMETLSSIVDALKAKGIEPESAEIVRVADNTMTIAENDAKKVMKIIGLFEDHDDVSAVATNLEITDNLIEE; this is encoded by the coding sequence ATGTCAGGACACTCCAAGTGGGCTAGTATTAAACATAAAAAAGCCGCAAATGACTCAAAAAAAGGTAAAATTTGGTCAAAAATAGCAAAAGAAATAACAATCGCAGTAAAAGAAGGCGGAAGCCCAGACCCAGACCAGAATGCAAGATTAAGAATGGTTATAGTAAAAGCTAAAGGTACTAACATGCCTAATGATAATATAGACAGAGCTATAAAAAGAGGTGCTGGAGCAGGCGAAGGTGCTAATATCGAAGAAATGTCTTATGAAGGTTATGCTCCAGGCGGAGTAGCTATCATAGTAGACGTTGCTACAGATAATAAAAATAGAACAGCTGCTGAAATAAGATCTATATTCAGTAAAAATGGTGGAAACTTGGCAGAAAACGGTGCAGTTTCTTGGCAGTTTAAGAAAAAAGCTGTTGTAATGATACCTGCTGCTGGAAATACTGAAGAAAGCTTAATGGATATAGTTTTAGATGCTGGTGCCGAAGATATAGAACAAGATGAAGAAGTATTTACTATTACTGGACCTATGGAAACTTTATCATCTATAGTTGATGCTTTAAAAGCTAAAGGCATAGAGCCTGAAAGTGCTGAAATAGTACGCGTTGCTGATAATACTATGACTATAGCTGAAAATGATGCTAAAAAAGTTATGAAAATAATAGGTTTATTTGAAGATCATGATGATGTTTCTGCAGTAGCTACTAACTTAGAAATCACTGATAACTTAATAGAAGAATAA
- the galE gene encoding UDP-glucose 4-epimerase GalE, translating to MAVLVCGGAGYIGSHVVNELLKQNIETVIIDSLEYGHKDAIKDCKNFYHGNIGDSDLLDKIFKSHDIDSVMHLCAYIEVGESVQNPAKYYHNNVSNSINLLNAMLKAKVKNFIFSSTAAVYGEPEKIPLEEDCRKEPTNPYGDSKLALEKILSWYSKAYDFNYVALRYFNASGAHPDGHIGEDHKPESHLIPLILQVPLGKRESIKIFGDDYPTPDGTCLRDYIHVCDLALAHIAAMNYLKKGGKSVSCNLGNGNGFSVKEVIEVARKVTGHPIPAEVCPRRAGDSSELIASSKRAKEILGWTPTIDSLETIVQTAWNWHKNHPNGYNDR from the coding sequence ATGGCTGTTTTAGTATGCGGAGGAGCCGGATATATAGGCTCACATGTAGTTAATGAACTTTTAAAACAGAATATAGAAACTGTTATAATAGATTCATTAGAATATGGGCATAAAGATGCTATCAAAGACTGTAAGAATTTTTATCATGGAAATATAGGAGATAGTGATTTACTTGATAAAATTTTTAAAAGTCATGATATAGATTCTGTAATGCATTTATGCGCATATATAGAAGTAGGAGAAAGTGTACAAAATCCTGCTAAATATTATCACAATAATGTATCCAATTCTATTAATCTTCTTAATGCAATGCTCAAAGCCAAAGTAAAGAATTTTATATTTTCTTCTACTGCTGCTGTTTATGGGGAACCTGAAAAAATTCCTTTGGAAGAAGATTGCAGAAAAGAACCTACAAACCCTTACGGAGACAGTAAATTAGCATTAGAAAAAATACTTTCTTGGTATAGTAAAGCTTATGATTTTAATTATGTAGCTTTGAGATATTTTAATGCTTCAGGTGCTCACCCAGACGGACATATTGGAGAAGATCATAAACCTGAATCACATTTGATACCATTAATACTTCAAGTACCGCTTGGAAAAAGAGAGTCTATAAAAATATTCGGTGATGACTACCCTACTCCTGATGGAACTTGTTTAAGAGATTATATACATGTATGCGATTTAGCTTTGGCTCATATTGCTGCTATGAATTACTTAAAGAAAGGCGGAAAAAGTGTTTCATGTAATTTAGGTAATGGAAATGGATTTAGTGTAAAAGAGGTTATTGAAGTAGCTAGAAAGGTAACAGGACACCCTATACCAGCAGAAGTTTGTCCTAGAAGAGCGGGAGATTCATCAGAGCTTATAGCAAGCAGTAAGAGGGCAAAAGAAATTTTAGGCTGGACTCCTACTATAGACTCATTAGAAACTATAGTACAAACTGCTTGGAATTGGCATAAGAATCACCCTAACGGATATAATGACAGATAA
- the ruvC gene encoding crossover junction endodeoxyribonuclease RuvC — translation MITLGIDPGFARCGYAFIEAKNSVYKIVDSGLIETFQNQEYNQRLSFIYTQLDELIKKYKPSNAAIEELFFSKNTKTAIKVAEARGVIILALTLNNIEFYEYKPKEVKSQITGNGNANKDAMMKMVNLFTGADIIQDDTADAVAIALAHASRNRIFNNIK, via the coding sequence ATGATAACTTTAGGAATAGACCCGGGATTTGCTAGATGCGGATATGCTTTTATAGAAGCAAAAAACTCCGTATACAAAATAGTAGATTCCGGGCTTATTGAAACCTTTCAAAATCAAGAATATAATCAAAGACTTTCTTTTATCTATACCCAATTAGATGAACTTATAAAAAAATACAAGCCTTCTAATGCCGCAATAGAAGAATTATTCTTTTCAAAAAATACTAAAACTGCAATAAAAGTTGCTGAAGCTAGAGGTGTTATAATATTGGCTTTAACACTTAATAATATTGAATTCTATGAATACAAACCTAAAGAGGTGAAATCTCAAATAACAGGCAACGGAAATGCTAATAAAGATGCTATGATGAAAATGGTTAACCTTTTTACCGGTGCCGATATTATTCAAGATGATACAGCCGATGCCGTAGCTATAGCTTTAGCCCATGCTTCAAGAAACCGAATATTTAATAATATTAAATGA
- a CDS encoding alcohol acetyltransferase: MKHLYKLDNAAKLFVSIKNKKNIPIFRVSVVLNNEEVNPDILQNALDITIKRFPTLSLMIKKGLFWNYFEENHRRLIVEEDKYYPCYNINSKLNNGYLLRVGYYKYRIFTEVYHSLADATALISFLKSLLYHYFVLLGKNIDDKNDDIFKDTVPIIADYDDSFSVHTKDKIETKKEKKIKNVYLIKGKPLKFYGDNVVHGMISLKSIKEESKKHNTTITSYILSALVYSIYETRIKNRLDGKNIVMCVPVNLRSIFPSISLKNFFGVANILIPTDKELTFDDIIMITNREMKYKISKEKLQNFIYENTKLENNIFAKFIPLVIKNFVVNLAFELFEDKLKTMTVSNFGNISLPDDMKDYISHFEAVVYPTINSPLNCGLCSFGDKLSITFNRTVIETDIIKYFFRYISNITEVEIYSNDYGV, from the coding sequence ATGAAACATCTTTATAAATTGGACAATGCTGCTAAACTTTTTGTTTCTATAAAAAATAAAAAAAATATACCAATATTCAGAGTGTCAGTTGTACTTAATAATGAAGAAGTTAATCCTGATATACTTCAGAATGCATTAGACATTACAATAAAAAGATTTCCAACACTTTCGCTTATGATAAAGAAAGGATTATTTTGGAATTACTTTGAAGAAAATCATAGAAGATTGATCGTAGAGGAAGATAAATATTATCCCTGCTATAATATAAACAGCAAATTAAATAATGGCTATCTTTTGAGAGTAGGCTATTATAAATATAGAATTTTTACTGAAGTTTATCACTCTCTTGCTGATGCTACGGCTTTAATAAGTTTTTTAAAATCTTTGCTATATCATTATTTTGTTTTGTTAGGAAAAAATATTGATGATAAAAATGATGATATATTTAAAGATACTGTTCCTATTATTGCAGACTATGATGACAGCTTTTCTGTGCATACAAAGGATAAAATAGAAACTAAAAAAGAAAAAAAGATAAAGAATGTTTACTTAATTAAAGGAAAGCCTTTGAAATTTTACGGCGATAATGTTGTGCATGGAATGATAAGTTTGAAAAGCATAAAGGAAGAGAGTAAAAAACATAATACCACAATCACATCTTATATATTGTCAGCTTTGGTTTATTCAATTTATGAAACTAGAATAAAAAACAGACTTGACGGAAAAAATATAGTGATGTGTGTGCCTGTTAATTTAAGAAGTATATTTCCTTCAATATCTTTAAAAAATTTCTTTGGTGTTGCTAATATATTGATTCCCACAGATAAGGAATTAACTTTTGATGATATTATAATGATCACAAACAGAGAGATGAAATATAAAATCAGTAAGGAAAAACTTCAGAATTTTATATATGAGAATACGAAATTAGAAAATAATATATTTGCAAAATTTATACCTTTAGTTATTAAAAATTTTGTTGTTAATTTAGCATTTGAACTTTTTGAAGATAAATTGAAAACTATGACAGTATCAAATTTTGGTAATATATCTTTGCCCGATGATATGAAAGATTATATAAGTCATTTTGAAGCTGTTGTATATCCTACAATAAACAGTCCTTTAAATTGCGGCTTATGCAGTTTCGGTGATAAATTATCAATTACATTTAATAGAACGGTAATAGAAACTGATATAATAAAATATTTTTTTAGATATATATCTAATATTACAGAAGTGGAAATTTATTCTAATGATTACGGAGTATAA
- a CDS encoding DUF6320 domain-containing protein produces MAYCNNCRLKIKTNRNICPLCLKELNNNDNAIINEEYHSYEWFYKMQKKINAQKIVLLSSLAAIIALIIVNISTNSKYNWAVISVISILCSYFTYVCFTADTLYLRQKLLIEFFILMPLVIVIDIFTGFYKWSFNYVIPFLSLGLNIAMFFIAVIDRKYFNEYVSYIMSASFISIMMIILPLFNFVFWSSLSALGGGIIVILAMLILFRIDFISSTIKIFHI; encoded by the coding sequence ATGGCGTATTGTAATAACTGCAGATTGAAAATTAAAACTAATAGAAATATATGTCCTTTATGTTTGAAAGAATTAAATAATAATGATAATGCTATAATAAATGAAGAATATCATTCTTATGAATGGTTTTATAAAATGCAGAAAAAAATCAATGCTCAAAAAATAGTTTTGCTTTCATCATTAGCAGCAATAATAGCTTTGATAATAGTAAATATTTCAACTAATTCAAAATATAATTGGGCTGTAATATCTGTTATATCAATATTATGTTCTTATTTTACTTATGTATGTTTTACAGCGGATACTTTATATTTAAGGCAGAAATTACTTATAGAGTTTTTTATACTTATGCCACTCGTGATTGTAATAGATATATTTACCGGTTTTTATAAATGGTCATTTAATTATGTTATTCCTTTCTTGTCGCTTGGTTTAAATATTGCTATGTTTTTTATTGCGGTTATAGATAGAAAATATTTTAATGAATATGTTTCTTATATAATGTCTGCTTCATTTATATCAATAATGATGATAATTCTGCCTTTATTTAATTTTGTATTTTGGAGCAGTTTATCAGCTTTGGGAGGAGGAATAATAGTTATTTTAGCTATGCTTATATTATTTAGAATTGATTTTATTTCATCTACAATAAAGATTTTTCATATATAA
- a CDS encoding alpha/beta hydrolase codes for MEDNKKEEKEQIKKEKEQRKLEEKKAKLERKQKKIEEKIRRKNLLGEYLTYPSMAVNFIKADKKIKPEKYIFDKNKAQYILYFAPQLKENESPKKQVIVYLYGGGWREGNANLYRFVGRRFAKEKFHTILLGYRLSKKYKYPAQIEDVFAGFNKALEILKNKNIDYSDIIVIGSSAGAHLGALLVYYKEMHKKYNVDSNIFKGYVSLGGPTDLNVCTNDIITPMLDQLFEEGYNREEANPYNHIDGSEKTKVLCVHSELDPICDVDNSINFSNKVNSFHDGLAECIIFDNKNIYHNNLVNGIFFEAMDSEHILDKVFKWIEKLN; via the coding sequence ATGGAAGATAATAAAAAAGAAGAAAAAGAGCAAATAAAAAAAGAAAAAGAACAGAGGAAACTTGAAGAAAAAAAAGCCAAATTGGAGAGAAAACAGAAAAAAATAGAGGAAAAGATAAGAAGAAAAAATTTGCTTGGTGAGTATCTAACTTATCCAAGTATGGCTGTTAATTTTATAAAAGCTGATAAGAAAATAAAGCCTGAAAAGTATATATTCGATAAAAATAAGGCTCAATATATATTATATTTTGCACCTCAGTTAAAAGAAAATGAAAGTCCAAAGAAACAGGTTATAGTTTATCTATACGGCGGAGGCTGGAGAGAGGGTAATGCTAATTTATACAGATTTGTTGGAAGAAGATTTGCAAAAGAGAAATTCCATACTATTTTATTAGGATACAGACTAAGTAAAAAATATAAATACCCTGCTCAAATAGAAGATGTATTTGCAGGATTTAATAAAGCATTGGAAATTTTGAAAAATAAAAATATTGATTATTCTGATATTATAGTGATAGGCTCATCTGCCGGTGCACATTTGGGAGCTTTGCTTGTTTACTATAAAGAAATGCATAAGAAATATAATGTGGATTCTAATATTTTTAAAGGCTATGTATCTCTTGGAGGGCCAACAGATTTAAATGTATGTACTAATGATATAATAACTCCTATGCTTGATCAATTATTTGAAGAGGGCTACAATAGGGAAGAGGCTAATCCTTATAATCATATAGATGGAAGCGAGAAAACAAAGGTATTATGCGTTCATTCAGAGTTAGATCCTATTTGCGATGTTGATAATTCTATTAATTTTTCTAATAAGGTTAATAGCTTTCATGACGGCTTAGCTGAGTGTATTATATTTGATAATAAAAATATTTATCATAATAATTTAGTTAATGGCATATTCTTTGAGGCCATGGACAGTGAACATATATTGGATAAAGTATTTAAATGGATTGAAAAGTTAAATTAA
- a CDS encoding GerMN domain-containing protein, translating to MPRYEQLKSKSKSISYTRQIRNESKEINLKKPIIISITFIIAAALIFTVVKKYSPMVDIAIKDFFSINHKEALLLESDGVTEDQSKMSFLSNMPLFNFFIKTDTNETLSVMAYETNSKIETSLDIMSDSITNSSIITKESLLPFFNNSGVSNSILYDSGYVDYGNNHESIIYSNSMNTLNRIPENDSTNNTKENIIVADIENTVKEEKPYNYLEQMILENRQDNNTQDIKTNINTAKKNSTETQKSIFDDILKPKDNTTRRETTTMKPASSTTFSTKPPASYVENTKKNNSNTNDDFNIDKYLNNNENKERVINNNQVNSNTPNNDIKENTINDNTKKSANNTIVNNNNTKPNRKDIMQTSVYTMTNSFDKPNIDYNRVINDLVNPNNNNPVRENNTIVNNSRENNNNSIINKPANEKNNTKESIESTIVKNNELKDNIKETDELKNNNIINNNTEYKKEIIKKAQNDINNYNIKKANNNITRDLKERKLKENSNEGIYLVEYSESTGSITLIFRERKFNNKSSVEEAIKELLIGATDEENNRNIISCIPKDTELLDIFIENNTVYLNFNENFEFNPLGNEGTMVQIYQLVYTATQFEGIDNVIFLINGQLNETIGAEGAIENMPFTRFE from the coding sequence GTGCCAAGATACGAGCAGCTCAAATCAAAATCTAAAAGTATATCATATACGAGACAAATTAGAAATGAAAGTAAAGAAATAAATTTGAAGAAACCTATTATAATATCTATAACTTTTATCATAGCAGCAGCTTTGATATTTACGGTTGTAAAAAAATATTCTCCTATGGTAGATATAGCTATAAAAGATTTCTTTTCTATTAATCATAAAGAAGCATTATTATTAGAAAGTGATGGTGTAACAGAAGATCAAAGTAAAATGAGCTTCTTAAGTAATATGCCATTATTCAATTTCTTTATAAAAACAGATACAAATGAAACTCTATCTGTAATGGCTTATGAAACAAATTCAAAAATAGAAACTTCTTTGGATATTATGTCAGATAGTATTACAAATTCAAGTATCATAACTAAAGAATCTTTGCTTCCTTTTTTTAATAATAGCGGAGTAAGTAATTCTATACTTTATGACAGCGGATATGTAGATTACGGCAATAATCATGAATCTATAATATATTCAAATAGTATGAACACATTAAATAGAATACCTGAAAATGATTCTACAAATAATACTAAAGAAAATATTATTGTTGCAGATATTGAAAATACTGTGAAAGAAGAAAAACCATACAATTATCTTGAGCAAATGATATTAGAAAATAGACAAGACAATAATACTCAAGATATTAAAACAAATATAAACACTGCTAAAAAAAATAGCACTGAAACTCAAAAAAGTATATTCGATGATATTCTAAAACCAAAAGATAATACTACCAGAAGAGAAACTACAACTATGAAGCCGGCATCAAGTACTACTTTCAGTACTAAGCCTCCTGCTAGCTATGTAGAAAATACTAAAAAAAATAATTCAAATACAAATGATGATTTTAATATTGATAAATATTTGAATAATAATGAAAATAAAGAAAGAGTAATAAATAACAATCAAGTTAATAGTAATACGCCAAATAATGATATAAAAGAAAATACAATAAATGATAATACTAAAAAATCTGCAAACAATACTATAGTAAATAATAATAATACAAAGCCAAATAGAAAAGATATAATGCAGACATCTGTTTATACAATGACTAATTCTTTTGATAAACCCAATATTGATTATAACAGAGTAATAAACGATTTGGTTAATCCAAATAATAATAATCCTGTAAGGGAAAATAATACTATAGTAAATAACAGCAGGGAAAATAATAATAATTCAATAATAAATAAGCCTGCAAATGAGAAAAATAATACAAAAGAAAGTATAGAAAGCACTATAGTAAAAAATAATGAATTAAAAGATAATATAAAAGAAACTGATGAATTAAAAAATAATAATATAATAAATAATAATACTGAATATAAAAAAGAAATTATTAAGAAAGCTCAGAATGATATTAATAATTACAATATCAAAAAAGCTAATAATAATATTACTAGAGATTTAAAAGAGAGAAAGCTTAAAGAGAATAGTAATGAAGGAATATATTTAGTTGAATATAGTGAATCTACAGGCTCTATTACATTGATATTTAGAGAAAGAAAATTTAATAATAAATCTTCTGTAGAGGAAGCTATAAAAGAATTATTGATTGGTGCTACTGATGAAGAAAATAACAGAAATATAATAAGCTGCATACCTAAAGATACAGAATTGCTTGATATATTCATTGAGAATAATACAGTATATTTAAACTTCAATGAGAATTTTGAATTTAATCCTCTTGGAAATGAAGGAACTATGGTGCAGATTTATCAGTTGGTATATACAGCAACTCAATTTGAAGGTATAGATAATGTCATATTCCTTATAAATGGACAATTAAATGAAACTATAGGTGCGGAAGGTGCTATAGAGAATATGCCTTTCACCAGATTCGAGTAA
- a CDS encoding VOC family protein, producing MLKEVMHIGITVSNIERSINFYRDILGLTLIGEALMEGKETDALFAMNNCKVKIAYLNGSDNIIAPPIELLQFVSPETIKDEPKLNKISASEICFRVEDIEKVYKHLIDNNVECLSASQEFDFTSYGFSKSKALYFKDPDGIILELMETF from the coding sequence ATGTTAAAAGAAGTAATGCATATAGGTATTACTGTGAGCAATATAGAAAGATCTATTAATTTTTACAGAGATATTTTAGGCTTAACATTAATAGGCGAGGCTTTAATGGAAGGCAAAGAAACAGATGCACTTTTTGCCATGAATAATTGTAAGGTAAAAATTGCTTATCTTAACGGTAGTGATAATATAATAGCTCCTCCTATAGAATTATTGCAGTTTGTAAGTCCTGAAACTATAAAAGATGAACCTAAATTAAATAAAATTTCAGCATCAGAGATTTGCTTCAGAGTAGAGGATATAGAAAAAGTATATAAACATTTAATTGATAATAATGTGGAATGCCTATCAGCATCTCAGGAATTTGATTTTACTTCTTACGGATTTTCAAAGAGCAAAGCATTATATTTCAAAGACCCTGATGGTATAATATTAGAATTGATGGAAACATTTTGA